The following are encoded in a window of Rosa chinensis cultivar Old Blush chromosome 4, RchiOBHm-V2, whole genome shotgun sequence genomic DNA:
- the LOC121052922 gene encoding uncharacterized protein LOC121052922 has translation MCLYIMIEYGDGPHFGSLYEFNICKQDYFRPLAQFRDEDVSLPLSWKFCSLDTNNICLLPDSGPLAPDDVVNPLSGYMFNVDTNKCHLIKPPVAPKWEGPVVSACGKLYSITDPYYSFDVPEPSFERYDPYRCCWETRKSFPYGKNCSEQRIGGHAVCDGLILYNIIIPGDNPFFFSRKYQDEMWAYDVTLDEWLPVRVENTDCYSFRGPAVCVDKTIYALSSSLAVMALSITRHENLVTCSLKSQFVCPEFGNFRPGVQRMERLIYLGDLNFCLVQTGFHYDSRSSQSLKITTFHLVGETNIKIERSFIYEVPLEGHKRFTIGHCFIHTFERIELEELASRIDFLNQEYRFGLHTEFFIKPVDFIFKPEYDYLEIDQPNYANIEEENISLQGGPHFKNFVDLLKDLLAMALANGLLRRGIPTASNLIPDQKVWLCVFAEDSNQDDVVKAVKSLCEGYHVKYLTIASAKTLGQWSLSGNKDSEGKAKRVVRCSCVVIEEGIYETELHKAVLEVWKSLPSKLEVLEESGQCRPVVGSRASLDSP, from the exons atgTGTCTTTATATCATGATCGAATATGGGGACGGCCCGCACTTTGGATCGTTGTATGAATTTAATATATGTAAGCAAGACTACTTTCGACCTTTAGCACAGTTCAGGGATGAGGATGTTAGCCTTCCGTTAAGTTGGAAATTTTGCTCCTTGGATACCAACAACATATGTCTATTGCCAGATAGTGGTCCTTTAGCTCCTGATGATGTGGTGAACCCCTTGTCTGGATATATGTTCAATGTTGATACGAATAAATGTCATTTAATCAAGCCGCCCGTTGCTCCCAAATGGGAAGGACCTGTTGTATCTGCATGTGGGAAACTTTACTCTATTACGGATCCATACTACTCATTTGATGTGCCAGAGCCCTCTTTCGAGCGATATGATCCTTATAGGTGTTGTTGGGAAACTCGGAAATCTTTTCCTTATGGTAAAAATTGTTCCGAACAAAGGATTGGGGGTCATGCCGTTTGTGATGGACTCATCCTGTATAATATAATCATTCCAGGGGATAATCCATtctttttctctagaaaatatcAAGATGAAATGTGGGCTTATGATGTAACACTGGATGAATGGCTTCCAGTTAGGGTCGAGAACACAGATTGCTATAGTTTCCGAGGACCGGCTGTATGTGTGGACAAGACTATCTATGCGTTATCAAGCAGCTTGGCGGTTATGGCACTCTCTATCACAAGGCATGAAAATCTTGTTACCTGCTCTCTAAAGTCACAGTTTGTTTGTCCAGAGTTTGGGAACTTTCGACCAGGTGTACAGAGAATGGAGCGTTTGATTTATTTGGGTGACCTGAACTTTTGTCTTGTTCAGACTGGATTTCACTATGACAGTAGATCCAGTCAATCTCTTAAAATTACCACATTTCACCTTGTGGGAGAAACCAATATCAAAATCGAACGTTCATTCATTTATGAGGTGCCTCTTGAGGGTCATAAGAGATTCACAATTGGACATTGCTTTATCCA TACTTTTGAACGCATTGAACTAGAAGAGTTGGCTAGTCGCATCGACTTCTTAAACCAAGAATACAGATTCGGCCTTCATACTGAATTCTTTATCAAGCC TGTTGACTTCATATTCAAGCC AGAATATGATTATCTCGAGATCGACCAGCCAAATTATGCAAAtattgaagaagaaaatataTCCTTACA AGGTGGACCTCATTTCAAAAACTTCGTGGACTTGTTGAAAGATTTGTTGGCAATGGCATTGGCCAATGGATTGCTCAGAAGAGGAATTCCCACAGCTTCCAATCTCATTCCGGACCAGAAGGTATGGCTGTGTGTTTTTGCTGAGGACAGCAACCAGGATGATGTTGTCAAGGCGGTAAAGTCATTGTGTGAGGGGTATCATGTTAAGTATCTGACAATTGCCAGTGCTAAAACTCTTGGACAGTGGTCTCTG TCTGGTAATAAGGATTCTGAAGGAAAGGCAAAGAGGGTGGTTCGTTGCTCTTGTGTTGTTATTGAG GAAGGCATATATGAGACGGAACTTCATAAAGCAGTTTTGGAAGTCTGGAAGTCTCTCCCATCAAAGCTGGAAGTGCTGGAAGAGTCTGGACAGTGTCGCCCTGTTGTCGGGTCAAGGGCTTCTTTAGATAGTCCATGA